The uncultured Roseibium sp. DNA segment GCTGGCCCGCAAAGTGCAGTACGTGTTCCAGGATCCGGTCGCGTCGCTCAATCCGCGCAAGACCATCCGCACCATTCTGGAAGCGCCCTTGCGCCACCTGACCGATCTCGACGCCAATGGTCGGGAACAGCGGCTGGAGGAGCTGCTGGACGCGGTGAACCTGGCGCCGGAATTCCTGGAGCGTTACCCGCACGAGTTTTCCGGCGGGCAGGCCCAGCGGATCGGCATCGCCCGGGCGCTCGCCGCCGGCCCCGAGCTGATCGTGCTGGACGAGCCGGTCTCCGCGCTGGACGTGTCGGTGCAGGCGCAGGTCTTGAACCTGCTCGACGACCTCAAGGATCGCTTCGGCCTGACCTATATCTTCATCAGCCACGACCTCTCGGTGGTGGAAAGCGTCAGCGACCGGGTGGCGGTCATGTATTTCGGCCGCATGGCGGAGCTGGGCCCCGCGCGGCAGGTGTTCCGCGCGCCGCTCCATCCTTATACGGAGCTTCTGATGCGTTCCGCGCCGGGGCCCGGCCGCCACGCGCTTCTGGCCGAGGACACCTCCGCCGAACTGCCCGACCCTTACAATCCGCCGCCCGGATGCGCCTTTGCCGCCCGCTGCGGGAACAGGACCGCACGCTGCACGGAGGTTCTGCCGGCCCCGGACGCGGCACGCGGCGAGGCGAACGGTTGCCATATTGCGGCTTGCCATCATCCACTGACGCGGGCATAGGCGGGTGAGGGAATGAATGCGCGCATGAGCCGGCCGATGAAACTGCAAAAAGGCGATACCGATCCGAAAACGCCCCGGCGGCTGCGCCGGACCGACATGGTCGCCCAGCAGATCCGGGAACGGATCGTCGATGCGGGCTTGCGGCCCGGCGACCGGATCCCGAACGACTGGCTGTCGCCCGAAACCGTGAAAGTGTCGCGCGGCACCCTGCGCGAGGCACTGAAGGTGCTGGAATACCAGGGACTGATTTCCACCAAGAGCGGCCCCGGCGGTGGCGTCTTCGTCGCCTCTGTCGAACCCGGAGAGGCGATCCGCCTGCTCGACAACCTGTTCCTGTTCGATCCGCCCTCGATTGCCGATATCTACACCCTGCGCAAGCAGCTGGAGCCGGAACTGGCGGCTGCCGTCGCCGGTCATCTGTCGGAGACGGCGTTCCACGCGCTGCAGGGCTGCATCCGCCTCTACGAGGACGAGCCCAAGACGGCGGAGGAGGAATATGCCCAGCGGCTGGCGGAGCTGGACTTTCACGAGGAACTGGCCCGCCAGTGCCCGAACCCGATCCTGGCCTTCACCTGTTCCTTCCTGCTGAGCCTCCTGCGCGACATGACCGTGTGCCGGCAGATCTACAAGGAGCCCAACCCGGCGCTTCGCGAGACCGGCCTGCATTATCAGGTGCGCCTGCTCAGGGCGATGAAGGCGGGCGACGGCGAACTCTGCCGCATGATCATGCGCGGCCACATGATCGAGGCGGAAAAATACATGATGGAACGCGCTGCCATGCGCGCACCCGGTGCGCGTGGGGATCGGGCAGCCGGCGAGGGCTGAGGGCTTCGTTTCCTTATTTCTCAAACGCCGAGCCGGACGACAGGTGAGCAGATTGCCGGGACTTCGCCGTGCAATGACATCGGATAAGAGGCACGGCCTTCCCCCGGATGCTGCGTCATCACACGGCGAAGCCCGGGTGATCCAATCCACCTTTCTACAATCCCGGTTGGTGGAAAAGCGCAGGGCACAATTAACCTCTCCCATTGGGAGAGGTCGGAGCGAAGCTCCGGGTGAGGGGGTATAGATTTTGCGTTCCCTGAGAGTTTCTCGCCCCTCACCCTAACCCTCTCCCAATGGGAGAGGGAATACGAGCCGGATGTGACCCAAGCTCATCTGAAGCTCACCCCAAAGCACCCGACACTCTGTCGCTCCTGACAGAAGGCTGTCAGGAGGGGTGTGGGAGTGTGGATGCCGATGATCGCGGTTCCTGCGGTCAAGGGAAAAGGACAAATCGCATGAAATTCGCTTCCACCCGCCTGATCGCAGGCGATATCAAGGCCGTGGTCGGCTTCTACGAACTGGTGACCGGGCAGACGGCCGACTGGCTCGCACCCCAGTTCGCCGAAATCGTCACGCCCTCGGCGGCCCTTGCCGTCGGCAGCGCGGAGACCGTGGCCCTATTCAAGGAAGGCAGTGCGGAACCGGGTGCCAACCGCAGCGCGATCCTGGAATTCATGGTCGACGATGTGGATGCGGAGTTCGAGCGGCTGAAGGACAGTGCCGAAGTTGTGCATGCGCCCAAAAACCTGCCCTGGGGCAACCGTTCCGCCCAGTTCCGCGACCCGGAAGGCACCATCGTGGCGCTCTACACGCCGGTGACCGAGGCGGCCAAGGCCCGGTTCGCGGGGCGGTGAGGGAAGAGGGACGAGTTTCGTAAACCGCTTCCCGGCGCCCGGGCTGGTGGACAAGGACAAGGACGTGGTCCGGCGCTTCTATCCGCCGATCAGCGTGTCGGAGGTGCCGCCGCAGCCGAAACCCTTCGAATCCAGGCGGCGCGTGCTGATGCCCGGCGAACAGAAGGATTTCGCGGTGCTCCCCGACCACTCGCGCGAGGACGCCTTCTCCACCTTCGGCCGGTCGGACACGGTGATGGTGCTGTTTGAGGATATCGACGGCGACAGCATCACCATGAAGGGTGGCAGCGGCTTCGACCGCAACGCCCGCTTGCCTGACCAAGGGCCGTAAATACAAGCTCCGCATCCGGCTTTATGACTGCCGGGCGGAAGGCGATACGGTGGTGATGATGCGGTGAGGGGGGCTTGGTAGAGCCCCTATAACCTCTCCCATGGGGAGAGGTCGGGCCAACGGCCCGGGTGAGGGGTTTCAAACTCCCCGTATCCCACAGGCTCTGTAGCCCCTCACCCTAATCCTCTCCCAATGGGAGAGGGAACTAGCCCTGCCAGGTTGCGCAGGCCAAACCCATCAAATGATCGACAAAGTTCTCCAGAAGTCCTTGCGCGGGACGCAGGCTTTCATCGCGCTGGTAATCATCCGTTCGGGATTGTCGACCGGGTAAAAATGCATGTATCGGGGCGACCAGTTGTAGACTTCCGGTCCGCCGACTGAGTCGACGATCAGCAGACCACGAAAATCCCACTCGGACGTCGACTTGTTTCCCGACATGTTTGTGTAGAAAGAAAGCCCGCGCAATTCGGCGAGGGACCTAATGGCTTCTGTCTGATTGGTATGCAGCGCAATACAGAATGGCCGGTCTCCCGCGATCCGGTTCGTGCCAAGGAAGACGGCGCCTGCCGAGACGAGAGACCAGAGGGCGACGGCCATCGGCAGCGTGATGTTCCTCCAAGATTGTCTGTGGAATTCACTTGCCTCCCAAGGCCACGTCGAAGCGAGCATGATCGAGGCACAGACGGCGATGGTCAGTGTGATGCCGTGCAGGAGAACCATCTTTGCGCCGGTCCCTGAAATCAATGCGCCTCCCAAAGCGATAATCAGCCCGCACACTCCCGCCGATATGGCCAGAAGCAATGCCGGACCGCGTGGCAGACGAAACGCCGTCAGCCCGCGCAAGAGCGCCATGGCCAGGGGAATGAGCGGTGCGAAGGCAGTGGCGTAGAAAGCCAGATAGATCGCAAGTCCAAGTGCGGAGAAATCCTTGGGAAGCAACTCGACACCCTCTGGCAGGATCGGGAACTGTAGATATCCGGCGGTAATCAGAAGGGCGGCGGCGATGAAGATGCGGGGGAAGGTCATGGATGCTGAGGTGTTGTCGCCGGGGGGAAGAGTGCGTGGATTGAAATGCAGGCTCTGCGAGTAGAGCGTTCGGGAAGGTGAAATGCAACGCTTGTCGACTTGCATCAGGACAAAAGCCCCCCCTGTCAGAACGTTTTGTCCACCTGCAATCGATGCAGCATCTGTCCGACCTCAAATCCGCGACCAGGGTGTTGAGCTCGAGTTTAGGTGACTTGCGAGACCCCGGCGACTCGCGCGACGACACGGTTTTCCCCTTCGGCCGGTCCGACACGGTGATGGCGCTGTTTGAGGATATCGACGGCGACAGCGTCACCGTGAAGGGCGACAGCGGCTTCGACCGCAACGCCCGCCTAATCAAGGGCCGCAAATACAAGCTCCGCATCCGGCTGCATTGCAGCTGGGGCGAAGGCGATAAGGTGGTGATGATGTGGTGAGGGGGGAAGGAAAGACTCCGGCAGAGCCCAAATAAATCTCACACTGGCAGAGGGCGGGGCGAAGCCCCGGGTGAGGGCATTCTTATAAGGGCGAGGTACTGGAAAATCTGGAATGCGGGCTACCCAAAGAAATTGAATTGGAATGGGCCTGTCTCCGAGACGAAATTTTCGCTTGCAGTAGATAGACAGTAAAGCAGCGCACGCCTAGTTTACCTGAAACGATTATATGCAATCAGGAGTTTATGCGTGCGCTTTATTTCTAACGGACCATCAATACCTGATGAACTGCTTCTTGCGCGCGATCAAGGCCGGGTCGTCTTTTTCTGTGGAGCTGGCGTTTCACGAGCGAAAGCTAAGTTGCCTGATTTCTTCGAACTAGCGGCGAAGGTAACTCGTGCGCTTGGTGTGAAGGATGACGATCCAGCAATGAAAATCATTGCCGAGGCAAAAGAGATAGGGCAGCGAACAGGTGTAGACGGGTTAATTTCTGCGGATAGGATTTTCGGTTTACTCGAACGCGATTTTCTATCGCGTGACATTCAAGAAGCCGTAGCGGCAGCGCTAACGCATACGGAATCGCCCGATCTCAGCGCGCACCAAACATTACTGAGGCTTGCAACCACCCCAGAAGGCCTAATTCGGTTGGTGACGACGAATTTTGATAGGTTATTCGATAATTGTCGTGCGGAATTGCCAACCTTTTCTCCACCAAACCTGCCTGATCCATCGCGCCCGGTAGACTTGAATGGCGTTGTCTATCTGCATGGCAAGATAAATTCTGAAGCGACCGGAGCGGAGGGAGATGGATTTGTCCTCTCAAGCTCAGAATTTGGAAAAGCATATTTATCTGACGGTTGGGCGACGTCGTTTGTTCGCGATATTCTCCGCAAGTATTCTGTCGTTTTTATTGGATACTCTGCCGATGATCCGCCTATTCATTATCTTTTGGAGGCGCTCAATAGGACCTCTAAGCCAATTGAAGAGGTGTATGCATTCCAATCTGGGAATGAGAGCTATGCGCAATCGAGATGGAAGCACAAAGGCGTAGCTGCCATTCCGTATGACAACGCGAATGGCCATTCAGCTCTTTGGGATACGTTGGAAGCATGGGCTATTCGAGCGGAAAATCCCGACAGGTGGATTCATGGCGTTGTAGAGCTGGCGAAATCGGGTCCTGAAAATCTGCAACCACATGAAAGGGGGCAAGTTGCTCATATTGTTTCAACAATCGAAGGCGCTCGAAAGTTTTCGGAAGGCGATAATCCGCCACCAGCCACATGGCTCTGCGTTTTTGACCCTTACCAGCGGTTCGCCAAACCGGGACGCCAGGGAGGTTTCGGGGAAGACGGTCCGCTTGTTGATCCATTTGATTTCTACGCTTTGGACTCGGACCCAGTTCCAGATAAAGTCGATCCTCAAGATCATTATGCGAAGCGAGATGTCCCAGACGGTGCGTGGGATGGATTTGCGCTTAACGATCTAGACCGGACCGAGCTTAGAGATGAAAATGCCGGTTCCCTGCGTGGTTATTGGTCTCGACAAGCTCCACGCCTTCCCGCTCGACAGTTCCAACTTGGAGTTTGGATTAGTAAAATCGCACAGCAGCCGGAAGTCTTGTGGTGGGCGGTTCGTCAATTCAATTTGCATAAAGACATCCAAGAGAAAATTGCTTGGCAGTTAGAAAAAATTGACTTCGAAATTTCGTCAGCTATTCGCGAAGCATGGCGCTATCTTTCCGAATTTTGGGCCGGGGACTACGCAGAGTTTAGTAGAAGTTGGCATGAGTTAAACAATGCAATTAATTCGGGTGGCTGGAATGAATTAATCCTGCGTCGTTTTGCTTGCTTCGGGAAACCTTACATCAAAGTGGAAAAAAATTTCTGGGGAGGTCCGCTGCCTGAGGTGAAGGAGAATTACCAAGTCCAGGATCTCATAAGCCTTGACGTTGAATACCCCGATGTGCCGCTTGATGTTTCCATTCCCGACGAATGGCTAAGTCGCGCAATAGTCGTCTTGCGAAGGAATCTCGAGACTGCACTGGAACTCGAAAAAGAAATTGGCGGTTATGGGCTAAATAACATCTGCCCGATAACTCCGGATGAAGGCCGAGACGGAGATTCCTATACTCGCACCCATGGCCTATCTGCATGGGTCCTTTATTTCTTACGCCAATTTGAACGGCTGATGGCGCTGGATTCGGATACGGCAAAAGCAGAATTTCAAAGTTGGTCTGAAGACGATACTACCATATTTGCGAGACTAAGAATCTGGGCGCTTGGACAACCAAGTTTAGTGTCTGCTGCTCAGTTCGGATACGTCATCGCAGAGCTTCCCGATCGAGCTTTTTGGGATAGCTACCATGCCCGCGATTTGCTTCTCATGATTTCTGCTAGATGGGGTGAGTTAGACGCTGAAAATAGAAAAGAAATCGAACAGCGTATACTTAAAGGTCCGGATCGCTGGGAGGATGAAGAAGATCAGAAATTCAGAGAAAGGAAAGCTTGGGCAAGCGTCAACAGGTTGAATTGGCTCGGCGAGCAAGGCTGCAATCTTCAATTGGATTTGGGTAAAGTCACTGAAGAGTTACGCAAAGTAGCGCCAAAATGGAAGCCGGAATACGCGAAGAAAGCAGCCGATTCGCTCGAGGGGCGAAGCGGTTGGGTTCGTACTGAGATGAAGCCTTCCTCGCTTCTAGATGAACCTTTAAGCTCCACGCTTGCAAAGGCTGAGGAACTTTCTGGAAGACAGGGGATTGAATTTGTTAATTACGATCCGTTCGCTGGCCTTTCACAGGAACTGCCAGTGCGCGCATTCGCAGTTTTGCGGTTGGAGGCTAAAAAGGGTGAATTTCCCGAATGGGCTTGGCGGGCGTTCCTTAATCCAGACAGAAGGAAAGATGACCGAGCAAGGTTTACTGGATTAATTGGGGAGCAACTTTCGCGTTATTCCGCCTCCGAGTTGGCCTCCATAGTTCGACCAGTGACCGATTGGCTTCAGAAGTCTGCAAAAATCTTAGCGGCTGAACATCCAGCCATATTCTCTGGTTTGGTATCCAAAATAACCGACGCACTCTCGCTCGAAGCAGCCGGGAGTTCCACGGCAATTGTTCGACGGAACAAAGATATCGATTGGACCATGGAAGCGATCAATTCTCCTACTGGGAAACTAGCTGAAGCGTTATTCGATGATCCAGAGAAAGAAGACTTGTCTGAAGGTGAAGGTTTCCCGAAGTCTTGGTTGCAGCATGTGACTAGACTATTGGAATTACCAGGTGATCTTCGAAGATATGCGTTGGTGATATTTTCTCATAATTTAAGTTGGTTCTATTATGTTGATCCCGCGTGGGCTAAATCCAATTTTCTGTCAATCTTGAGTTCTGATAATAATCAAGATCAAGAGGCGCTTTGGGCCGGTTTTTTATGGGGCGGGAAGGCTTATGGCCGGGAATTTTTCGAAATTCTAAAGCCCCATTTGTTGGGGCTAGCCATATCAGGAAGCCTGCAACGCCGGGGTCATACCGAAGCGCTGACAGGGCTACTTTTATCTGCTTGGGCGTTAGTTGATGAAGATACCGGAAAAAAATGGGTGTCTGACGAAGATCTGCGCAAGGTACTTCTCGATTCTAATGATGATGTACGGTCAAGTATTCTCTGGCAGACCGAAAGGTGGGCAAAGGAGAATCCC contains these protein-coding regions:
- a CDS encoding VOC family protein, with the translated sequence MKFASTRLIAGDIKAVVGFYELVTGQTADWLAPQFAEIVTPSAALAVGSAETVALFKEGSAEPGANRSAILEFMVDDVDAEFERLKDSAEVVHAPKNLPWGNRSAQFRDPEGTIVALYTPVTEAAKARFAGR
- a CDS encoding oligopeptide/dipeptide ABC transporter ATP-binding protein, with translation MTEAAMNTDGRETLLAISDVERIFGGARKLFGGRTPAVHAVQGLSLDVKQGETLGVVGESGCGKSTLARLVVGLDLPTSGSITFGGEDLTELARRDRRALARKVQYVFQDPVASLNPRKTIRTILEAPLRHLTDLDANGREQRLEELLDAVNLAPEFLERYPHEFSGGQAQRIGIARALAAGPELIVLDEPVSALDVSVQAQVLNLLDDLKDRFGLTYIFISHDLSVVESVSDRVAVMYFGRMAELGPARQVFRAPLHPYTELLMRSAPGPGRHALLAEDTSAELPDPYNPPPGCAFAARCGNRTARCTEVLPAPDAARGEANGCHIAACHHPLTRA
- a CDS encoding FCD domain-containing protein, with the protein product MKLQKGDTDPKTPRRLRRTDMVAQQIRERIVDAGLRPGDRIPNDWLSPETVKVSRGTLREALKVLEYQGLISTKSGPGGGVFVASVEPGEAIRLLDNLFLFDPPSIADIYTLRKQLEPELAAAVAGHLSETAFHALQGCIRLYEDEPKTAEEEYAQRLAELDFHEELARQCPNPILAFTCSFLLSLLRDMTVCRQIYKEPNPALRETGLHYQVRLLRAMKAGDGELCRMIMRGHMIEAEKYMMERAAMRAPGARGDRAAGEG
- a CDS encoding SIR2 family protein: MRFISNGPSIPDELLLARDQGRVVFFCGAGVSRAKAKLPDFFELAAKVTRALGVKDDDPAMKIIAEAKEIGQRTGVDGLISADRIFGLLERDFLSRDIQEAVAAALTHTESPDLSAHQTLLRLATTPEGLIRLVTTNFDRLFDNCRAELPTFSPPNLPDPSRPVDLNGVVYLHGKINSEATGAEGDGFVLSSSEFGKAYLSDGWATSFVRDILRKYSVVFIGYSADDPPIHYLLEALNRTSKPIEEVYAFQSGNESYAQSRWKHKGVAAIPYDNANGHSALWDTLEAWAIRAENPDRWIHGVVELAKSGPENLQPHERGQVAHIVSTIEGARKFSEGDNPPPATWLCVFDPYQRFAKPGRQGGFGEDGPLVDPFDFYALDSDPVPDKVDPQDHYAKRDVPDGAWDGFALNDLDRTELRDENAGSLRGYWSRQAPRLPARQFQLGVWISKIAQQPEVLWWAVRQFNLHKDIQEKIAWQLEKIDFEISSAIREAWRYLSEFWAGDYAEFSRSWHELNNAINSGGWNELILRRFACFGKPYIKVEKNFWGGPLPEVKENYQVQDLISLDVEYPDVPLDVSIPDEWLSRAIVVLRRNLETALELEKEIGGYGLNNICPITPDEGRDGDSYTRTHGLSAWVLYFLRQFERLMALDSDTAKAEFQSWSEDDTTIFARLRIWALGQPSLVSAAQFGYVIAELPDRAFWDSYHARDLLLMISARWGELDAENRKEIEQRILKGPDRWEDEEDQKFRERKAWASVNRLNWLGEQGCNLQLDLGKVTEELRKVAPKWKPEYAKKAADSLEGRSGWVRTEMKPSSLLDEPLSSTLAKAEELSGRQGIEFVNYDPFAGLSQELPVRAFAVLRLEAKKGEFPEWAWRAFLNPDRRKDDRARFTGLIGEQLSRYSASELASIVRPVTDWLQKSAKILAAEHPAIFSGLVSKITDALSLEAAGSSTAIVRRNKDIDWTMEAINSPTGKLAEALFDDPEKEDLSEGEGFPKSWLQHVTRLLELPGDLRRYALVIFSHNLSWFYYVDPAWAKSNFLSILSSDNNQDQEALWAGFLWGGKAYGREFFEILKPHLLGLAISGSLQRRGHTEALTGLLLSAWALVDEDTGKKWVSDEDLRKVLLDSNDDVRSSILWQTERWAKENPEKWSPLLLDLIRNVWPRQIAAKSGIVSAKLCDLAFSDEERFQELSAAVMPLLTKIDRDRLMLPNLRRSRDNIVDLHPRETLALLHAVLPDNVTAWPYGIEATIERLGEADAALNSDERLIELKRKWDARG